Proteins encoded together in one Polaribacter reichenbachii window:
- the araA gene encoding L-arabinose isomerase: MIDISNKEIWFVTGSQHLYGEETLNQVAKNSQEIAKGLDDSKNIPVKIIFKPTVKTPSEITAICEAANASKACIGIITWMHTFSPAKMWIAGLNLLNKPLCHLHTQFNAEIPWKDINMDFMNLNQSAHGDREFGYIMSRMRIKRKVVVGHWQEEKVQNKIGIWSRVALGCDEMKNLKVARFGDNMREVAVTDGDKVEAQIRFGMSVNGYDSSDITKKIEDVTSEQVDDLVKVYEKEYNLSDNLKLGGKMRDSLIESAKIEIGLRTFLDEGGFRAFTDTFENLGSLKQLPGLAVQRLMADGYGFGGEGDWKTAAMLRVMKVMAYGLEGGTSFMEDYTYHFTPQKSYVLGSHMLEICPTIADAKPSCEVHPLGIGGKEDPVRLVFNSPEGDAINASLVDMGNRFRLIVNEVEAVKPMEDLPNLPVARVLWDAKPNLDIAATTWILAGGAHHTVYSQAITTEYMEDFADIFGIELLVIDNDTKVRSFKNTMNANEAYYNTFQHGL, from the coding sequence ATGATTGATATATCTAACAAAGAAATTTGGTTTGTAACAGGTAGCCAGCACCTTTATGGTGAAGAAACTTTAAATCAAGTAGCAAAAAATTCGCAAGAAATAGCAAAAGGTCTAGACGATTCTAAAAATATTCCTGTAAAAATTATCTTTAAACCAACTGTAAAAACCCCCTCAGAAATTACAGCAATTTGTGAAGCTGCAAATGCTTCTAAAGCTTGTATTGGTATAATTACTTGGATGCATACTTTTTCTCCTGCAAAAATGTGGATTGCTGGTTTAAATCTTTTAAATAAACCTTTGTGTCATTTACACACCCAGTTTAATGCAGAAATTCCTTGGAAAGATATTAATATGGACTTCATGAATTTAAATCAATCTGCTCATGGAGATAGAGAATTTGGTTACATCATGTCTCGTATGCGTATTAAACGTAAAGTTGTTGTTGGTCATTGGCAAGAAGAAAAAGTACAAAATAAAATAGGTATTTGGTCTAGAGTTGCTTTAGGTTGTGATGAAATGAAGAACTTAAAAGTTGCTCGTTTTGGAGACAATATGCGTGAAGTTGCAGTAACAGATGGAGATAAAGTAGAAGCGCAAATACGTTTTGGAATGTCTGTAAATGGTTATGATTCTTCAGATATTACTAAAAAAATAGAAGATGTAACCTCAGAGCAAGTAGATGATTTAGTAAAAGTTTACGAAAAAGAATATAACTTATCTGATAATTTAAAATTAGGTGGTAAAATGAGAGACTCTCTTATTGAATCTGCCAAAATAGAAATTGGATTACGTACATTTTTAGATGAAGGTGGTTTTAGAGCTTTTACAGATACTTTCGAAAACTTAGGAAGTTTAAAACAATTACCAGGTTTAGCGGTACAACGTTTAATGGCAGATGGTTATGGTTTTGGAGGAGAAGGAGATTGGAAAACAGCTGCTATGCTTAGAGTTATGAAGGTAATGGCTTATGGTTTAGAAGGTGGAACTTCTTTTATGGAAGATTATACGTATCACTTTACGCCTCAAAAATCTTATGTCTTAGGATCACATATGCTAGAAATTTGTCCTACTATTGCAGATGCAAAACCTTCTTGTGAAGTTCATCCTTTAGGAATTGGCGGAAAAGAAGACCCTGTACGTTTGGTATTTAATTCTCCTGAAGGTGATGCAATAAATGCATCTTTAGTAGATATGGGTAATCGTTTTAGGTTAATTGTTAATGAAGTAGAAGCTGTAAAACCAATGGAAGATTTACCAAATTTACCTGTAGCACGCGTACTTTGGGATGCAAAACCAAATTTAGATATTGCTGCAACTACTTGGATTCTGGCTGGTGGAGCACATCATACTGTATATTCTCAAGCAATTACAACAGAATATATGGAAGATTTTGCAGATATCTTTGGCATTGAATTACTTGTTATAGATAATGATACTAAAGTTAGAAGCTTTAAAAACACAATGAATGCAAACGAAGCTTATTACAATACGTTTCAACATGGATTATAA
- a CDS encoding solute:sodium symporter family transporter has product MGILSFVAFTLLVAVIAWWSTRKTNEKSSDGYFLGGRSLTGPVIAGSLLLTNLSTEQIVGMNGVSFRDGLPIMAYEVVAAIAMVFTAFILLPKYLKSGIATIPQFLEKRYGKSTKTIVSLLFLLGYAISMLPTVLYSGALAINTMFDIPQSLGMEPEPALWVTVWAIGIIGSIYAIFGGLKAVAVSDSINAVGLIIGGSLIPIFGLMKIGDGNIITGLQKLTTALPEKFDIIGGPDSDVPFWTLFTGMIIVNFYYWGTNQAIIQRALGAKNLKEGQKGLLLAAFIKILGPFIVVLPGIIAFYIFNGDIANADEAYPMVVKAVLPVAFIGFFAAVLFGAILSSFNSALNSSVTLFGLDFYKEYFNHNASEKQIVRAGKTFGIVLALFSMAIAPLLYGVEGGIFTYLQELNGTHSVPILAIILVGIFSKKVSGKAANIAILFSVVTYLTTLYVIKPDISFLHLMGILFVLTVIIMFVVSKFVPRETEYVQEYTKQVDITSWKYLKPVGYTIVAIVVGVYIYLS; this is encoded by the coding sequence ATGGGAATATTATCATTTGTTGCATTTACTTTACTTGTAGCAGTTATAGCTTGGTGGTCTACACGAAAAACTAATGAAAAATCATCTGATGGTTATTTTTTAGGTGGAAGAAGTTTAACGGGCCCAGTGATTGCGGGATCTTTACTATTAACTAATTTATCTACGGAACAAATTGTTGGAATGAATGGAGTTTCTTTTAGGGATGGTTTACCAATTATGGCATACGAAGTTGTAGCAGCTATTGCAATGGTTTTTACAGCTTTTATTTTATTGCCAAAATATCTTAAAAGTGGTATTGCAACGATTCCTCAATTTTTAGAAAAAAGATATGGTAAAAGTACAAAAACAATAGTTTCTTTATTATTTTTATTAGGCTATGCAATTTCTATGTTGCCTACTGTACTATATTCTGGTGCATTAGCAATTAACACAATGTTTGATATTCCTCAGTCATTAGGAATGGAGCCAGAACCAGCTCTTTGGGTAACAGTTTGGGCTATTGGTATTATTGGTAGTATTTATGCCATTTTTGGAGGATTAAAAGCAGTAGCAGTTTCAGACTCTATTAATGCCGTAGGATTAATTATCGGAGGGTCTTTAATACCTATTTTTGGTTTGATGAAGATTGGTGATGGTAACATAATAACAGGATTACAAAAGCTTACAACAGCATTACCAGAAAAGTTCGATATTATAGGTGGACCTGATTCTGATGTACCTTTTTGGACCCTTTTTACAGGAATGATAATCGTTAATTTCTATTATTGGGGAACAAATCAAGCAATTATACAAAGAGCTCTTGGTGCTAAAAACTTAAAAGAAGGTCAAAAAGGACTTTTATTAGCTGCTTTTATAAAAATATTAGGTCCGTTTATTGTTGTTTTACCAGGTATTATTGCTTTTTATATTTTTAATGGAGATATTGCAAATGCAGATGAAGCTTATCCAATGGTTGTAAAAGCTGTTTTACCAGTTGCTTTTATTGGATTTTTTGCTGCTGTTCTTTTCGGAGCAATTTTAAGCTCTTTTAATAGTGCTTTAAATAGTTCTGTAACTTTATTTGGTTTAGATTTTTATAAAGAATATTTTAACCATAATGCTTCTGAAAAACAAATAGTAAGAGCCGGAAAAACATTTGGAATTGTTTTAGCACTATTTTCTATGGCAATTGCACCTTTATTATATGGTGTAGAAGGTGGGATTTTTACATATTTACAAGAACTAAATGGAACACACAGTGTACCAATTTTAGCTATAATACTTGTTGGTATATTTTCTAAGAAAGTTTCAGGAAAAGCGGCAAATATTGCTATTTTATTTAGTGTGGTTACATACTTAACTACGCTTTATGTAATTAAGCCAGATATTAGTTTTTTACATCTAATGGGAATACTTTTTGTGTTAACTGTTATTATAATGTTTGTGGTTAGTAAATTTGTTCCAAGAGAAACCGAATATGTTCAGGAGTATACAAAGCAAGTAGATATTACCTCTTGGAAATACTTAAAACCTGTTGGTTATACAATAGTTGCTATTGTTGTAGGGGTTTATATTTATCTATCTTAA
- a CDS encoding NUDIX hydrolase, translating into MHKGYYSEYKVFLAVDCIIFGFDDEDLKVLLIRRDFEPEKGKWSLMGGFLKKEETLDDAASRVLFKLTGMHNIYMEQLYSFSEVDRDPVDRTISTSYYAIVNIEKHNKELIQNYNAKWFSLSKVPDLIFDHNIILKKAVRRLRRRTSINPIGFELLPEKFTMRQLQKLYEAILDKKLDKRNFINKINSMDILVKLKEKDMSSSTKGSFLYQFDQQKYDAKQEKNFYLKI; encoded by the coding sequence ATGCATAAAGGTTATTATTCTGAATATAAAGTTTTTTTAGCAGTAGACTGTATCATCTTTGGTTTTGATGATGAAGATTTAAAAGTTCTTCTAATTCGAAGAGATTTTGAACCTGAAAAAGGGAAATGGTCTTTAATGGGTGGTTTTTTAAAAAAAGAAGAAACGCTAGATGATGCTGCCTCAAGAGTTTTATTTAAATTAACAGGTATGCATAATATTTATATGGAACAACTCTATTCTTTTAGTGAGGTTGACAGAGACCCTGTAGATAGAACCATTTCTACATCATATTATGCAATTGTAAACATAGAAAAACATAATAAAGAGTTAATTCAAAATTATAATGCCAAGTGGTTTAGCCTTTCTAAAGTACCCGATTTAATTTTTGATCATAACATTATCTTAAAGAAAGCTGTAAGACGATTAAGGAGAAGAACCTCAATTAATCCTATAGGTTTTGAACTATTACCCGAAAAATTTACAATGCGTCAATTACAAAAATTGTATGAAGCTATTTTAGATAAAAAATTGGATAAGAGAAATTTTATTAATAAAATAAATTCTATGGATATATTAGTAAAATTAAAAGAAAAAGACATGTCTTCTTCTACAAAAGGTTCGTTTTTATATCAATTCGATCAGCAAAAATATGATGCTAAACAAGAAAAAAACTTTTATCTTAAAATATAA
- a CDS encoding aldose epimerase family protein: MKILKPLSYLFIFILVLGLFTDCKGNKKEAIKKQDETLGKLAINISDFGKTKEGKPVEKFTLKNTNGVEVDIITYGGRITSLKVPNSKGVLENVVLGFDNIEDYENDNPFFGALIGRYGNRIAKGKFNLEGKEYTLAKNNDENHLHGGVIGFDRVIWTATPIEGTEDSSLKLTYLSKDGEEGYPGNLKVTVVYTLTKDNAIEVSYEATSDKTTVVNLTQHAYFNLSADFSKEILDHEIVLNADAFIPVDATLIPTGEIRKVTGTPFDFTSAKKIAKEINSNNKQLKLGLGYDHCWVLNGAKGDMRFAASAYNEESGRFMEIFTEEPGIQLYTGNFLDGTLPMLNGGTYAHRTGFCLETQHFPDSPNQKDFPSTVLKPGQVYTTKTTFKFSTK; encoded by the coding sequence ATGAAAATTTTAAAACCTCTTTCTTATCTTTTTATATTTATTCTTGTTTTAGGGCTTTTTACAGATTGTAAAGGCAATAAAAAAGAAGCTATAAAAAAACAAGATGAAACTTTGGGTAAATTAGCAATTAACATTTCTGATTTTGGTAAAACAAAAGAAGGAAAACCAGTTGAAAAATTTACGCTAAAAAACACCAATGGTGTAGAAGTAGATATTATTACTTACGGAGGAAGAATTACATCTTTAAAAGTACCAAATAGTAAAGGTGTTTTAGAAAATGTAGTTTTAGGATTTGATAATATTGAAGATTATGAAAATGATAATCCTTTCTTTGGAGCTTTAATTGGCCGTTACGGAAACAGAATTGCAAAAGGTAAATTTAATTTAGAAGGAAAAGAATATACTTTAGCAAAAAACAATGACGAGAATCATTTACATGGTGGAGTTATTGGTTTTGATAGAGTTATTTGGACGGCTACACCAATAGAAGGAACTGAAGATTCGTCTTTAAAGTTAACCTACTTAAGTAAAGATGGTGAAGAAGGATATCCTGGAAACTTAAAGGTAACCGTTGTTTATACACTAACAAAAGACAATGCAATTGAAGTTTCTTACGAAGCGACTTCAGACAAAACAACCGTTGTTAATTTAACTCAACATGCTTATTTTAATTTATCCGCAGATTTTTCTAAAGAAATTTTAGATCATGAAATTGTTTTAAATGCAGACGCTTTTATACCTGTAGATGCGACTTTAATTCCTACAGGAGAAATTAGAAAAGTTACAGGAACACCTTTCGATTTTACATCAGCCAAAAAAATAGCTAAAGAAATAAATTCTAACAATAAACAATTAAAATTAGGTTTGGGTTACGATCATTGTTGGGTTTTAAATGGTGCAAAAGGAGATATGCGTTTTGCTGCTTCTGCTTATAATGAAGAAAGCGGACGTTTCATGGAAATTTTCACAGAAGAGCCAGGTATACAATTGTACACAGGTAACTTTTTAGACGGAACTTTACCAATGCTAAATGGCGGAACTTATGCTCATAGAACAGGGTTTTGTTTAGAAACACAACATTTTCCAGATTCCCCAAACCAAAAAGACTTTCCTTCTACAGTTTTAAAGCCAGGACAAGTATATACAACCAAAACAACTTTTAAATTTTCAACTAAATAA
- a CDS encoding RNA polymerase sigma-70 factor: MQKKNSSYLTLKEYKSLFDKLYTSLCLFSNKYIEDIEVSKDIVQDIFVKIWEHKILFKDKNNIKSYLYTSVRNKSLDYLKSKRYKNTSHLSTKELEHIETETFFLREVVVSESSIIIENAINTLPGKCAQIIRMSIKELSNAEIANELSLSINTIKAQKKIAYKRLKPILKEYYFLIAFIFIE, encoded by the coding sequence GTGCAAAAAAAAAACTCATCTTACTTAACACTAAAAGAATATAAGAGTCTTTTTGACAAATTATATACTTCATTATGTTTATTTTCTAATAAATATATTGAGGATATAGAGGTGTCTAAAGATATTGTACAAGATATTTTTGTAAAAATATGGGAGCATAAAATTCTCTTTAAAGATAAAAACAATATTAAATCGTATTTATATACTTCTGTTAGAAATAAATCTCTAGATTATCTTAAAAGTAAACGCTATAAAAATACTTCTCATTTATCAACAAAAGAATTAGAACACATAGAAACAGAAACTTTTTTTTTAAGAGAAGTAGTAGTTTCAGAATCTTCTATTATAATAGAAAACGCAATAAATACATTACCTGGTAAATGTGCACAAATTATTAGAATGAGTATTAAAGAACTTTCTAATGCTGAAATAGCAAACGAACTAAGTTTATCTATAAATACTATTAAAGCACAAAAGAAAATTGCTTACAAAAGACTAAAACCTATTTTAAAAGAATACTATTTTTTAATCGCTTTTATATTTATTGAATAA
- a CDS encoding ribulokinase, producing MKSYVIGLDYGSDSVRAILIDALNGNEIASEVFWYPRWKKQQYCNSRINQFRQHPLDHIEGLEQTIKSVIYQGKINPELIVSICIDTTGSSPLPVNINGIPLALLDEFKENPNALMVLWKDHTAVKEANEINDLAKTWGGKDFTKFEGGIYSSEWFWAKILHIIREDKDVKDAAYTWMEHCDYMTYMLADNKDLNTFKRSRCAAGHKAMWHKSWNGLPDEQFLNQLDPYLAGLKDNLYEATYTSDEIAGHLNEEWADKLGLTTKTVIAVGTFDAHSGAVGAKVDQHTLVRVMGTSTCDVMIANDELIGDKCVRGICGQVDGSVIPGFIGLEAGQSAFGDVLAWFKNLLSWPIDNLVLTSKILTKEQKEKLQEEIDANFIKTLAEQAEKIPLEEAVPIALDWVNGRRTPDANQELKAAFTSISLGTKAPHIFKALVNAICFGSKMIVDRFESEGVEIKSVIGIGGVARKSPFIMQTLANVLNMPIKVAESDQAPALGAAIYAAVAAGVYSNVIEASKVMGSDYEAEYFPEENHIKTYANLMESYKTLGEFVEETIKTK from the coding sequence ATGAAAAGTTATGTAATAGGTTTAGACTATGGTTCAGATTCTGTAAGAGCTATTTTAATAGATGCCCTAAATGGAAATGAGATTGCATCTGAGGTATTTTGGTACCCAAGATGGAAAAAACAACAATACTGTAATTCTAGAATTAATCAGTTTAGACAACATCCACTAGATCATATAGAAGGTTTAGAACAAACAATTAAATCTGTAATTTATCAAGGTAAAATAAATCCAGAACTAATTGTAAGCATCTGTATAGATACAACAGGTTCTTCTCCTTTACCTGTAAATATAAATGGAATTCCTTTAGCTTTATTAGATGAATTTAAAGAAAATCCAAATGCTTTAATGGTACTTTGGAAAGATCATACAGCTGTTAAAGAGGCTAACGAAATAAATGATCTAGCTAAAACTTGGGGAGGTAAAGATTTTACAAAATTTGAAGGTGGTATTTATTCTTCTGAATGGTTTTGGGCTAAAATTTTACATATTATAAGAGAAGATAAAGATGTAAAAGATGCTGCTTACACATGGATGGAACATTGTGATTATATGACATATATGTTGGCAGACAATAAAGATTTAAATACTTTTAAAAGAAGTAGGTGTGCTGCAGGGCATAAAGCAATGTGGCATAAAAGCTGGAATGGTTTACCCGATGAACAATTTTTAAATCAATTAGATCCATATTTAGCAGGTTTAAAAGATAATCTTTACGAAGCAACTTATACTTCAGATGAAATTGCGGGTCATTTAAATGAAGAATGGGCTGATAAATTGGGCTTAACTACTAAAACAGTTATAGCAGTTGGTACTTTTGATGCACATTCTGGTGCAGTAGGTGCTAAAGTAGATCAACATACATTGGTAAGAGTTATGGGTACTTCTACTTGTGATGTTATGATTGCAAATGATGAATTAATAGGAGATAAATGCGTTCGTGGAATTTGCGGACAAGTAGATGGTTCTGTGATTCCTGGTTTTATAGGTTTAGAAGCAGGTCAATCTGCATTTGGAGATGTTTTGGCATGGTTTAAAAATTTATTATCATGGCCAATTGATAATTTAGTATTAACTTCAAAAATACTAACCAAAGAACAAAAAGAAAAACTTCAAGAAGAAATAGATGCTAATTTTATTAAAACATTAGCAGAACAAGCAGAAAAAATTCCTTTAGAAGAAGCGGTACCAATTGCGTTAGATTGGGTTAATGGTAGAAGAACACCAGACGCAAACCAAGAATTAAAAGCTGCTTTTACAAGTATTTCTTTAGGTACAAAAGCACCTCATATTTTTAAAGCATTGGTAAATGCAATTTGTTTTGGTTCTAAGATGATTGTAGATCGTTTTGAAAGCGAAGGTGTAGAAATAAAATCGGTTATTGGTATTGGTGGTGTTGCACGTAAATCTCCATTTATTATGCAAACTTTAGCCAATGTCTTAAATATGCCAATTAAAGTAGCAGAATCTGACCAAGCACCAGCTTTAGGAGCTGCAATTTATGCTGCAGTTGCTGCAGGCGTTTACAGTAATGTAATTGAAGCTAGTAAAGTAATGGGAAGTGATTATGAAGCAGAATATTTCCCAGAAGAAAATCACATAAAAACATACGCAAACTTAATGGAATCTTATAAAACATTAGGCGAATTTGTAGAAGAGACTATAAAAACTAAATAA
- a CDS encoding L-ribulose-5-phosphate 4-epimerase has protein sequence MSSKYKSLKEECYEANMQLNALDLVVYTFGNVSAVDRENGVFAIKPSGVAYENLRPEDIVILDYDNNIVEGKMRPSSDTKTHSYLYKNWDDIGGIAHTHAKFSCAWAQAQQDVPIFGTTHADHLTADIPCAPPMSDELIKGNYEHNTGIQILDCFKDKNLSHNEVEMILIGNHGPFAWGKNAAKAVYNSKVLEVVAEMAYLTLQINPNAQRLKNSLIKKHYERKHGKNAYYGQ, from the coding sequence ATGAGTTCTAAATATAAATCTCTAAAAGAAGAGTGTTACGAGGCCAATATGCAACTAAATGCATTAGATCTTGTGGTCTATACTTTTGGTAACGTTAGTGCTGTAGATAGAGAAAACGGAGTGTTTGCCATAAAACCAAGTGGTGTTGCTTACGAAAACCTTAGACCAGAAGATATTGTTATTTTAGATTATGATAATAATATAGTTGAAGGTAAAATGAGACCGTCATCTGACACAAAAACACATTCTTACTTATATAAAAACTGGGACGACATTGGCGGAATTGCGCATACACATGCTAAATTTTCTTGTGCTTGGGCACAAGCGCAACAAGATGTACCTATTTTTGGAACAACTCACGCAGATCATTTAACAGCAGATATTCCTTGTGCACCACCAATGAGTGATGAACTTATAAAAGGAAACTACGAGCACAATACCGGAATTCAAATTTTAGATTGTTTTAAAGATAAAAACCTATCTCATAATGAAGTAGAAATGATTTTAATAGGAAATCATGGGCCGTTTGCTTGGGGTAAAAATGCAGCAAAAGCTGTTTATAATAGTAAAGTATTAGAAGTGGTTGCTGAAATGGCATATTTAACACTTCAAATTAACCCTAATGCACAGAGGTTAAAAAATTCATTAATTAAAAAACATTACGAACGTAAGCATGGTAAAAATGCTTATTACGGACAATAA